The following proteins come from a genomic window of Kitasatospora cathayae:
- a CDS encoding RICIN domain-containing protein yields MKTAAVALSTVAASILMPAQAHADNGDDWGRGVNLVNVESRKCLEAENSGTANGTRVQQWDCNGQAGAVWTHYEEEGGGAYLYNVNAHKCLEIADSRGDNGAPAQLWDCIPGLRTQQWSQADLGATLGAHFINDNSLMELEIENGSHKNGARAQQWLPHNTSLSANWYIVYAN; encoded by the coding sequence ATGAAGACTGCAGCAGTGGCACTGTCGACAGTCGCCGCCAGTATCCTGATGCCAGCCCAGGCGCACGCCGACAACGGCGATGACTGGGGGCGGGGGGTCAATCTCGTCAACGTGGAAAGTCGCAAATGCCTGGAAGCGGAGAACAGCGGAACAGCAAACGGTACTCGGGTGCAGCAGTGGGACTGCAATGGCCAGGCGGGCGCCGTTTGGACCCATTATGAAGAAGAAGGCGGCGGTGCATACCTGTACAACGTAAACGCCCATAAGTGCCTTGAGATTGCAGATTCCCGAGGGGATAACGGCGCGCCCGCTCAGCTGTGGGATTGCATACCCGGACTCAGGACGCAGCAGTGGAGCCAAGCAGATCTGGGTGCCACCTTGGGCGCCCACTTCATTAACGATAACAGCCTAATGGAACTTGAAATCGAAAACGGTAGCCACAAGAACGGTGCCCGCGCTCAGCAATGGCTGCCGCATAACACCTCACTGAGTGCTAACTGGTACATTGTCTACGCCAATTAG
- a CDS encoding replication-relaxation family protein, which translates to MSLALFQRATARELWHLVLPGQRIDKATRDAIGDLEDAGRVRQELRLPDGRKLWCLTAAGRREAAALLPAGTKLSALRPERDGRAAAFSEHALDVAATAGLLARAGFGHLEAFTTEVEHAIPHRRSLFADLVLRDPGADVPVLLVEVDRENEGVGTLVEKLATYRAWCELPAKGTAKAAFETSMRRPGARTHALRLWPTVYPPTGREGLPPVALVFEASRKRTRPGTKPLTPEQKKEKTKADHLRLLRRIQAVETASETSWYAPPYRGDNITARDHHRALPIVATTLPLLRRFGAGAPWHRFGRDGWHTLAAGLDNPDGDELLHAERAAADQVHQEREQERQKAERERHRPACTRCKAPFSDERWEMRERAAWDDDGLCERCRQAAADQQAREEAERERAATEASAEAKRRGSWWRRS; encoded by the coding sequence GTGTCGCTTGCCCTGTTTCAACGAGCCACCGCCCGCGAGCTTTGGCATCTGGTCCTGCCGGGCCAGCGGATCGACAAGGCGACCCGCGACGCGATCGGTGACCTGGAGGACGCGGGGAGGGTGCGCCAGGAGCTGCGATTGCCGGATGGGCGGAAGCTGTGGTGCCTGACCGCGGCAGGCCGTCGCGAGGCCGCCGCGCTGCTTCCAGCCGGGACGAAGCTGTCCGCGCTGCGCCCCGAGCGCGACGGCCGGGCCGCGGCGTTCTCCGAGCACGCCCTGGACGTCGCCGCCACCGCCGGCCTCCTCGCCCGCGCCGGATTCGGTCACCTGGAGGCGTTCACCACGGAGGTCGAGCACGCGATCCCGCACCGCCGCTCGCTGTTCGCCGACCTGGTGCTGCGCGACCCCGGCGCCGACGTGCCGGTGCTCCTGGTGGAGGTCGACCGCGAGAACGAGGGCGTCGGCACGCTCGTGGAAAAGCTGGCCACCTACCGCGCCTGGTGCGAGCTGCCCGCCAAGGGCACCGCGAAGGCCGCGTTCGAAACGAGCATGCGCCGCCCCGGCGCCCGCACCCACGCCCTGCGGCTATGGCCCACCGTCTACCCGCCGACCGGCCGGGAGGGACTGCCGCCCGTCGCCCTGGTCTTCGAGGCCAGCCGCAAGCGCACCCGCCCCGGCACCAAGCCGCTCACCCCCGAGCAGAAGAAGGAGAAGACGAAGGCCGACCACCTGCGGCTGCTGCGCCGCATCCAGGCGGTGGAGACCGCCTCCGAGACGTCCTGGTACGCGCCGCCATACCGCGGCGACAACATCACTGCCCGCGACCACCACCGCGCCCTGCCCATCGTCGCGACCACCCTGCCGCTGCTGCGCCGCTTCGGCGCTGGCGCCCCCTGGCACCGGTTCGGCCGGGACGGCTGGCACACCCTCGCCGCCGGGCTCGACAATCCGGACGGCGACGAGCTGCTGCATGCGGAACGGGCCGCCGCCGACCAGGTCCACCAGGAACGGGAGCAGGAACGGCAGAAGGCGGAGCGCGAGCGCCACCGTCCGGCCTGCACCCGCTGCAAGGCGCCGTTCTCGGACGAGCGGTGGGAGATGCGCGAGCGGGCCGCCTGGGACGACGACGGGCTGTGCGAGCGTTGCCGCCAGGCCGCCGCCGACCAGCAGGCCCGAGAGGAGGCCGAGCGCGAGCGAGCCGCCACCGAAGCCTCGGCCGAGGCGAAGCGGCGCGGCTCCTGGTGGCGCCGCTCCTGA
- a CDS encoding RICIN domain-containing protein codes for MKKFSVLRLIAAAVAIPAIGLATASPASADGNVSWENKGSAGCLQGVPNNYVGMEPCGNLHTHWHDVQLGDTNWIEYLLDGDGKWTGQCLDSNTYGSVYVGPCDSPSKNNLYQRWSEEKWSGGWVLKNVATGRCLAVYYDFSVQTLPCNADIDSKYWK; via the coding sequence ATGAAGAAGTTCAGCGTGCTTCGCCTCATCGCTGCCGCTGTAGCCATCCCAGCTATCGGATTGGCGACAGCCAGTCCAGCATCGGCCGACGGCAACGTCAGCTGGGAAAACAAAGGTTCCGCCGGATGCCTTCAGGGCGTCCCGAACAACTATGTAGGCATGGAGCCATGTGGAAATTTGCATACGCACTGGCATGACGTTCAACTGGGCGACACCAACTGGATAGAGTATTTGCTCGACGGTGATGGGAAATGGACAGGCCAATGTCTTGACAGCAACACCTATGGAAGTGTCTACGTTGGCCCGTGTGATTCTCCCTCGAAGAACAACCTCTACCAGAGGTGGTCTGAGGAGAAATGGAGCGGAGGCTGGGTGCTCAAGAACGTCGCCACGGGAAGGTGTCTCGCCGTTTATTACGATTTTTCGGTCCAAACCCTCCCGTGCAATGCAGACATTGATTCGAAGTACTGGAAGTGA